A portion of the Streptomyces erythrochromogenes genome contains these proteins:
- a CDS encoding bifunctional DNA primase/polymerase, whose amino-acid sequence MTTPGEKTAVDWLVSAAPDPDACRRAWEHDPLGVALLPAGRLWDVLILPGELGQATLDVLDPLVGRPGPVLADFGASRLGFFVPPGTASHWVGTGVRGAGRGAWIVVPYPGRATGGVRWTVLPDGKGTLTDPVLLELAMHEAAARVVVGEARNP is encoded by the coding sequence ATGACGACCCCGGGGGAGAAGACCGCGGTGGACTGGCTGGTGTCGGCGGCGCCGGACCCCGACGCCTGCCGGCGGGCATGGGAGCACGATCCCCTCGGAGTCGCCCTGCTGCCCGCGGGACGGCTCTGGGACGTGCTGATCCTGCCGGGGGAGCTGGGGCAGGCCACCCTCGACGTGCTGGATCCGCTCGTCGGCCGGCCCGGCCCGGTGCTCGCCGACTTCGGCGCATCGCGGCTGGGCTTCTTCGTGCCGCCGGGCACCGCCTCCCACTGGGTCGGCACGGGCGTACGGGGGGCCGGGCGCGGGGCGTGGATCGTGGTCCCGTACCCGGGCCGGGCGACGGGGGGAGTGCGCTGGACGGTGCTCCCGGACGGGAAGGGGACCCTCACGGACCCGGTCCTGCTGGAGCTCGCCATGCACGAGGCGGCCGCACGGGTGGTGGTGGGGGAGGCCCGGAACCCTTGA
- a CDS encoding NAD(P)/FAD-dependent oxidoreductase: MAPVAMRSVAKSLSEAKPVSYWLDDPGKPAPQPALTSDERCDLLVIGGGYSGLWTALLAKERDPGRDVVLIESKEAGWAASGRNGGFCAASLTHGLGNGIARWPGELAKLEELGARNLDAIEEAVARYGIDCDFERTGEIDVATEPHQVEELRELHEEALRLGLADGSEWLDRDAVRAEVDSPTFLAGLWDRDGVAMLNPAKLAWGLKQACLDLGVRIYENTRGLKLAPAGRGMTVQTPYGTILARRVALGTNIFPSLVRRIRPFTVPVYDYALMSEPLDEAQLAAIGWKNRQGLGDSANQFHYFRITKDHRILWGGYDAIYPYRGKLDSEYDHRPETYLRLAEHFFTAFPQLEGLKFSHAWGGAIDTCSRFSAFFGTAHSGKVAYAAGYTGLGVGATRFGADVMLDLLDGLSTERTQLKMVKSKPMPFPPEPFAWTGIALTKWSLARADARGGHRNLWLKAMDKLGLGFDS, encoded by the coding sequence ATGGCCCCAGTCGCCATGCGTAGTGTTGCGAAATCCCTTTCCGAAGCGAAGCCGGTCTCGTACTGGCTGGACGACCCCGGCAAGCCCGCCCCGCAGCCGGCGCTCACCTCCGACGAGCGCTGCGACCTGCTGGTGATCGGCGGCGGCTACAGCGGCCTGTGGACCGCGCTGCTCGCCAAGGAGCGCGACCCCGGGCGGGACGTCGTACTGATCGAGAGCAAGGAGGCGGGCTGGGCCGCCTCCGGCCGCAACGGCGGCTTCTGCGCCGCCTCCCTCACCCACGGCCTGGGCAACGGCATCGCCCGCTGGCCCGGTGAGCTGGCGAAGCTGGAGGAGCTGGGCGCCCGCAACCTCGACGCCATCGAGGAGGCCGTCGCCCGCTACGGCATCGACTGCGACTTCGAGCGGACCGGCGAGATCGACGTCGCCACCGAACCGCACCAGGTCGAGGAACTGCGCGAACTCCACGAGGAGGCGCTCCGCCTGGGCCTGGCCGACGGCTCCGAATGGCTCGACCGCGATGCCGTGCGCGCCGAGGTCGACTCCCCGACCTTCCTCGCCGGCCTCTGGGACCGCGACGGCGTCGCCATGCTCAACCCGGCGAAGCTGGCCTGGGGCCTCAAGCAGGCGTGCCTGGACCTCGGGGTGCGCATCTACGAGAACACCCGCGGCCTGAAGCTCGCCCCGGCGGGGCGCGGGATGACCGTGCAGACCCCCTACGGCACGATCCTCGCCCGCCGGGTCGCCCTGGGCACCAACATCTTCCCGTCGCTGGTCCGGCGGATCCGCCCCTTCACCGTCCCGGTCTACGACTACGCCCTGATGAGCGAGCCGCTGGACGAGGCGCAGCTGGCCGCGATCGGCTGGAAGAACCGGCAGGGCCTGGGCGACAGCGCCAACCAGTTCCACTACTTCCGGATCACCAAGGACCACCGGATCCTGTGGGGCGGCTACGACGCGATCTACCCCTACCGCGGCAAGCTCGACTCCGAGTACGACCACCGCCCCGAGACCTACCTCCGGCTCGCCGAGCACTTCTTCACGGCGTTCCCCCAGCTGGAGGGGCTGAAGTTCAGCCACGCGTGGGGCGGTGCGATCGACACCTGCTCGCGCTTCTCCGCCTTCTTCGGAACGGCGCACTCCGGCAAGGTGGCGTACGCGGCCGGCTACACCGGCCTCGGGGTGGGTGCCACCCGCTTCGGCGCGGACGTGATGCTCGACCTGCTCGACGGGCTCTCCACCGAGCGCACGCAGCTGAAGATGGTGAAGTCCAAGCCGATGCCGTTCCCGCCCGAGCCGTTCGCCTGGACCGGGATCGCGCTCACCAAGTGGTCGCTGGCCCGCGCGGACGCCCGGGGCGGGCACCGCAACCTGTGGCTGAAGGCGATGGACAAGCTCGGCCTCGGCTTCGACAGCTGA